A genomic segment from Chloroflexota bacterium encodes:
- the cax gene encoding calcium/proton exchanger has product MLVFIPVVVLAELLHWDPVFVFITSALAIIPLAKVLGDATENLAHHTGPRVGGLLNATLGNAAELIITIVALREGLVEVVKASITGSIIGNILLVLGAAILLGGAKNGIQRFSLRTASTNASMMTLAVIGLAVPAIFGPHVVLHGELSVIEMNVGVAVALMAGYALSLVFSLTAPSEKPMGTAQPGDEIVEETQPPWTLRKALIVLILSVVAMAFLSETLVGSIDPLLKASGMSQLFVGIILIPIIGNAAEHAVAIQVAVKNQMELALGVSMGSSMQVALFVAPLLVFISLLFGNPMTLAFNELELAALGVSVVIASLISLDGESNWLEGALLLIVYIILAFGFFFV; this is encoded by the coding sequence ATGCTCGTGTTTATTCCGGTGGTCGTCCTCGCCGAGCTGCTTCATTGGGATCCGGTTTTCGTGTTTATTACGTCGGCACTGGCCATTATTCCGCTCGCGAAAGTGCTCGGCGACGCGACAGAGAACCTGGCGCACCATACCGGTCCGCGCGTGGGCGGGCTGCTCAACGCCACGCTGGGCAACGCCGCCGAACTGATCATCACTATCGTGGCGCTCCGCGAGGGGCTGGTCGAGGTCGTCAAGGCGTCCATTACCGGCTCCATCATTGGCAACATTCTGCTGGTGCTGGGCGCAGCCATTTTGCTGGGCGGAGCGAAGAACGGCATCCAGCGCTTCAGCCTGCGCACCGCCAGCACCAACGCGTCCATGATGACGCTGGCGGTCATTGGTTTGGCGGTGCCCGCGATCTTTGGCCCGCACGTCGTTCTACACGGCGAGCTTTCCGTCATCGAGATGAACGTGGGCGTGGCGGTGGCGTTGATGGCCGGTTACGCGCTCAGCCTGGTCTTCTCGCTGACTGCGCCAAGCGAAAAACCGATGGGAACCGCCCAGCCGGGCGACGAGATTGTGGAAGAGACACAACCACCATGGACCTTGCGCAAGGCGCTGATCGTGTTAATCCTGAGCGTCGTCGCCATGGCCTTCCTCAGCGAAACGCTCGTCGGCAGCATCGATCCGCTGCTGAAGGCGTCCGGAATGTCCCAATTGTTCGTCGGCATCATCCTGATTCCGATCATCGGCAACGCGGCTGAGCACGCGGTGGCCATTCAGGTAGCCGTCAAGAACCAGATGGAGCTTGCGCTCGGCGTCTCTATGGGTTCCAGCATGCAGGTGGCGCTGTTTGTCGCGCCGCTGCTCGTGTTCATCAGCCTGCTATTCGGCAACCCGATGACGCTGGCCTTCAATGAGCTCGAACTGGCCGCACTGGGCGTTTCGGTCGTGATCGCGTCGCTCATCTCGCTCGACGGC